The following are encoded together in the Flavihumibacter fluvii genome:
- the hscA gene encoding Fe-S protein assembly chaperone HscA: MAKIGINIATGSLQQEEMIVGIDLGTTNSLVAIIHPESKKPVALKEHNSSSLVPSIIHFGEDGAVSVGETARNYLVNDPANTIFSAKRLMGKSYDDIRKNASFFTYKVIDDNSDSLVKVQVGDKFYSPIELSAFILKELKTRAEHILKTPVSKAVITVPAYFNDAQRQATRDAGKLAGLDVLRIINEPTAASLAYGLGIHKEDEKTIAVYDLGGGTFDISILRISNGIFEVMSTNGDTYLGGDDFDHAIVMKWIREHGIDATQVEQDKMLLQQLRLKAEEAKRHLGQKDVFIDHVGKYQLQITTSEFEKLIDPLVKKTLEASERALKDAGLTTADIDDVVMVGGSTRVNLVKKEVARFFGKPLHASLNPDEVVALGAAVQAEILAGNNKDFLLLDITPLSLGIETMGGLMDVLIPRNSKIPTRIARQYTTQKDGQSGIKISVYQGERDLVKDNRKLAAFNLTGIPSMPAGLPKVELTFLINADGILVVKAKELRSGVEQAIEVKPQYGLTDEEVESMLMESIVHAKEDIAIRSLVEAQTEASQMIDTTVAFINKNREYLEEAEIAATTNAIDQLNQSIATGTKDEIQARIEALNELSRPYAERVMDLAIAKAMKGKKI, from the coding sequence ATGGCAAAGATCGGTATTAATATTGCTACGGGTAGTTTGCAGCAGGAAGAGATGATCGTGGGGATAGACCTTGGCACTACCAATAGCCTGGTGGCGATCATCCATCCTGAAAGCAAAAAACCTGTTGCTTTAAAAGAACACAATAGTTCATCCCTTGTACCTTCTATCATACATTTTGGGGAAGATGGCGCAGTCAGCGTTGGTGAAACTGCCCGCAATTACCTGGTAAATGATCCGGCAAATACCATTTTTTCTGCTAAAAGACTAATGGGGAAGTCGTATGATGATATCAGGAAAAACGCTTCCTTTTTCACCTATAAAGTAATTGATGATAATTCCGACAGCCTGGTGAAAGTGCAGGTGGGTGATAAATTCTATTCCCCCATTGAGTTGTCAGCCTTTATATTGAAAGAACTCAAAACAAGGGCTGAACATATTTTGAAAACTCCTGTATCCAAAGCTGTTATCACCGTTCCGGCATATTTTAATGATGCCCAGCGCCAGGCGACCAGGGATGCCGGGAAACTGGCCGGACTGGATGTTTTACGGATCATAAATGAACCAACTGCTGCTAGTTTAGCCTATGGGTTAGGCATTCACAAAGAAGACGAAAAAACAATTGCGGTATATGACCTGGGGGGCGGAACATTTGATATTTCCATTTTGCGCATCAGCAATGGAATTTTTGAAGTGATGTCCACAAATGGGGATACTTACCTCGGTGGTGATGATTTCGACCATGCCATTGTCATGAAATGGATCAGGGAACATGGCATTGATGCAACACAGGTTGAGCAGGACAAAATGTTGCTCCAGCAATTACGGCTCAAAGCGGAAGAGGCAAAAAGGCACCTTGGGCAAAAAGACGTATTCATTGATCATGTAGGCAAATACCAGCTACAGATTACAACATCAGAATTTGAAAAATTAATTGACCCCCTGGTGAAAAAAACCCTGGAAGCCTCTGAACGGGCCTTAAAAGATGCGGGTTTAACCACAGCCGACATTGATGACGTGGTGATGGTGGGTGGTTCCACCCGGGTTAACCTGGTGAAAAAAGAAGTAGCCAGGTTTTTTGGAAAACCACTGCATGCATCTTTGAATCCCGATGAGGTGGTTGCGCTCGGTGCTGCAGTTCAGGCCGAGATCCTGGCCGGTAACAATAAAGATTTCCTGCTGCTGGATATTACACCGCTCTCACTTGGTATTGAAACTATGGGTGGACTGATGGATGTTTTAATCCCCAGGAATTCAAAGATCCCTACCAGGATAGCGAGGCAATATACAACCCAGAAGGATGGGCAATCTGGAATAAAAATATCAGTTTACCAGGGCGAAAGGGATCTTGTAAAAGATAACCGGAAACTGGCTGCTTTCAACCTCACCGGAATTCCTTCCATGCCGGCAGGTTTACCAAAGGTTGAATTAACCTTTTTAATCAATGCAGACGGAATCCTGGTTGTTAAAGCAAAAGAACTGAGAAGCGGAGTTGAGCAGGCAATTGAAGTTAAACCGCAATATGGATTAACGGATGAAGAAGTGGAATCCATGCTGATGGAATCAATTGTCCATGCAAAGGAGGATATTGCCATCCGGTCGCTGGTTGAAGCACAAACCGAAGCCAGTCAGATGATCGATACCACTGTAGCCTTCATAAATAAGAACAGGGAATACCTGGAGGAAGCAGAAATTGCTGCAACAACCAATGCCATTGACCAACTGAATCAATCCATTGCTACCGGCACCAAGGATGAAATCCAAGCCCGGATTGAAGCGCTGAATGAACTTTCAAGGCCATATGCGGAAAGGGTAATGGACCTGGCTATTGCTAAGGCAATGAAAGGGAAGAAAATCTGA
- a CDS encoding C25 family cysteine peptidase, producing MKFWKLFISLLCLLSAGVSVTAQQFNNEWINYNYTYYKFKVGKDSLYQIPKSTLDQAGLGSTPVEQFRLYRNGQEVPLYTSVASGVLPAGGFIEFLGKANDGEPDRPLYRLAKEQHVTKYNLHSDTAVYFLTVEPALPNKRYTTIDNDIAGNSLPAEPYFIHKAGKYFRQLQNPGYAADLEQYVYSSSYDRGEFWSSTNIAQRSTRSEVLNELKAYAGGPDATLSFGAFGKTVRTRRVRVSLNSNVMADTAMNYFSDLVMSVKFPVSLLSSGKATVDFLNVQPPPTPTENYTDQFVLSFYELSFPCEFDFNNTSQFYFDLPSNPAGYYLEIKNFNTAGTSPVLYDTETQERYIGNTAKAGLVRFALRGASSTRKMVLVSQKPGMAVPVTSLTPKTFTNFSNTALQGNYLIISNPKLYNGTGGANPVEAYRSYRSSVAGGAYTSRIYDINELADQFAFGIKGHPLSVKNFLRFARSTFSTPVSQVFLIGKGVHYLDYKFLSNAALSTFSEQARLEELNLVPTYGYPGSDNMLVSSSSSSAVATIPIGRLSVINAIEIERYLDKVKQYESAQQTSPNTVEGKLWMKDMIHITGATDALLASQLCNYITEYKTLIEDTLSGSNVTVLCKSVGNQQDQTGTQKLAAGINNGLKMLTYFGHSSASTLEFNIEDPNEYTNQGKYPVFSVMGCYAGDLFRYSLTRFADLSTLSEKFTLADQRGSIAFLASSHYGVMQYLASYLEAFYNRMGNSDYGATLGKLNIDALADMLQAYGPLDFLARSHAEQINLHGDPALVVNPAKNPDYDIEESLINISPSLVSVADRIFKVKVKYYNLGMATNDSVLLTINRILPNGKIETLFNEKRPAVFYADSVELEVPINALTDKGANKISVTIDGNGLISEVDEMNNSFTKTFFIYEDGITPVYPYNYAIVTDPAQKLFASTANPFSTLNQYKLELDTTTLFNSSLKKELTLSSTGGILEFDPQTVFLDSVVYYWRTALVPPQGENYLWSGASFQFRSKSSDGFNQSHYFQHLNSEAKGLALKDNRTWTFNDKINNVTIKQAMYPTSGTQDGDFAVFINDNENIRSACVGRSLLFNIIDPLTFEPWKNVDEFNKNLFRYGSGSANCKASTHWNFEFSYMTAAGRKKIMDFMDSIPKGYFVIVRSIDYNVPNSFSTTWQGDTALYGSKNSLYHKLLQVGLSDIDQLTAPKCWSLVYKKGDNLFAPQQKISDGIYDRISTAVECVSPQSVGFINSPQFGPAKAWKELHWKGRQLDNTPTDHVSVSLFGTDINNNKSFIRELALTEQDVDISSIDASQYPKLSLEMRNADSVHFTPFQLDYWKLIYDPVPEGALAPNLFFTSRDTVEFGEVVNFGIAFKNVSKFSFDSISVKVVLTDRNNVPHVLPSGLLKPLISGDTVIFRYPIDTQKFPGSNMVFVEFNPNNDQPEQYHFNNFLYRSLYVRYDKLNPLLDVTFDGTHILSGDIVSARPMIQIKLKDESKFLLLKDTSLMKVKVKFPDGSIRSYRYDNDTVRFTPATSTADNTATIDFTPSFLKTYREDGIDNYELTVTGKDASDNAAGKIDYNINFLVINKPMISNLLNYPNPFTTSTAFVFTITGSQVPTNFKIQILTVTGKIVREITGDELGPLRIGRNITEYKWDGTDQFGQRLGNGVYLYRVITSLNGKKMEKFKSDNDNTDKFFNHGYGKMYLMR from the coding sequence ATGAAATTCTGGAAACTATTTATTTCATTATTGTGCCTGCTCAGTGCTGGTGTATCAGTCACCGCGCAGCAATTCAATAATGAATGGATCAACTATAATTACACCTACTACAAATTCAAGGTTGGGAAGGATAGCCTGTACCAGATTCCAAAATCCACATTAGACCAGGCTGGATTGGGTTCTACCCCCGTGGAGCAGTTCAGGCTCTACCGTAATGGTCAGGAAGTTCCATTATACACTTCTGTGGCATCAGGAGTACTTCCGGCCGGAGGTTTTATAGAATTTCTTGGTAAGGCAAATGACGGGGAGCCAGACCGGCCTCTGTATCGCTTGGCTAAGGAACAACATGTTACAAAGTATAACCTGCACTCAGATACAGCCGTTTATTTCCTGACTGTTGAACCTGCACTTCCCAATAAACGATATACCACTATTGACAATGATATTGCAGGCAATTCCTTGCCAGCAGAACCTTATTTTATACATAAAGCAGGCAAATACTTCAGGCAATTGCAGAACCCGGGATATGCAGCCGACCTCGAACAGTACGTTTATTCGTCTTCCTATGACCGGGGTGAATTCTGGAGCAGTACGAATATCGCGCAACGTTCTACCAGGAGCGAAGTGCTGAATGAACTTAAAGCATATGCAGGAGGACCTGATGCAACATTAAGCTTTGGCGCTTTTGGTAAAACGGTTAGGACCAGAAGGGTTAGGGTATCACTCAATAGCAATGTTATGGCAGATACTGCCATGAATTATTTTTCTGATCTCGTTATGTCTGTTAAATTCCCGGTAAGCCTGCTTTCTTCCGGAAAAGCAACCGTGGATTTTTTAAACGTGCAACCACCACCAACACCCACCGAAAATTATACTGACCAGTTTGTATTATCCTTTTATGAATTGAGTTTCCCCTGTGAATTTGATTTCAATAATACCAGCCAGTTTTATTTTGACCTTCCATCCAACCCCGCAGGCTACTACCTTGAAATAAAAAATTTCAACACTGCAGGTACATCACCGGTCTTGTATGATACGGAAACCCAGGAAAGGTATATCGGAAATACAGCAAAGGCTGGCCTGGTGAGGTTTGCCCTGAGAGGCGCGTCTTCGACACGTAAAATGGTACTTGTAAGCCAGAAGCCTGGTATGGCGGTTCCTGTTACCAGCCTGACACCGAAAACGTTTACCAATTTCTCCAATACCGCTTTACAGGGAAACTACCTGATCATTTCAAATCCGAAGTTGTATAATGGAACCGGCGGTGCCAATCCGGTTGAAGCTTACCGAAGCTACCGCAGCAGCGTTGCAGGTGGCGCCTATACCAGCAGAATCTATGATATCAATGAACTGGCCGATCAGTTCGCATTTGGCATCAAAGGGCATCCTTTGTCAGTGAAGAATTTCCTGAGATTTGCAAGGTCTACATTTAGCACACCTGTCAGCCAGGTATTCCTTATTGGAAAAGGCGTTCATTACCTGGATTATAAATTCCTGAGTAATGCGGCTCTCTCTACTTTTTCGGAACAGGCAAGGCTGGAGGAACTTAATCTTGTGCCGACCTATGGCTATCCCGGATCAGATAATATGCTGGTTTCATCATCATCATCCAGTGCCGTTGCCACCATTCCTATTGGCAGGTTATCGGTGATCAATGCAATTGAGATTGAACGGTATCTTGATAAAGTAAAACAGTATGAGTCGGCTCAGCAGACATCTCCAAATACCGTTGAAGGAAAATTGTGGATGAAGGATATGATCCATATCACAGGTGCAACAGACGCGTTATTGGCCAGCCAGTTGTGTAATTATATCACAGAATATAAAACCCTCATTGAGGATACCTTATCAGGCAGTAATGTTACTGTTTTATGTAAATCTGTGGGTAACCAGCAAGACCAGACCGGCACCCAAAAACTTGCCGCCGGAATTAACAATGGATTGAAAATGCTCACGTATTTCGGGCACTCTTCTGCAAGTACACTCGAATTTAATATTGAAGACCCCAATGAATACACCAACCAGGGCAAATACCCGGTTTTTTCCGTTATGGGTTGCTATGCGGGTGACCTTTTCAGGTATAGCCTCACCCGATTTGCGGATCTGTCAACGCTTTCGGAAAAATTCACGCTGGCCGACCAGCGAGGAAGTATTGCATTTCTGGCCAGTTCACATTATGGTGTAATGCAGTACCTGGCTTCCTACCTGGAAGCATTTTATAACAGGATGGGGAATTCAGATTATGGGGCAACTTTGGGAAAATTAAATATTGATGCACTGGCTGATATGCTTCAGGCTTATGGTCCTTTGGATTTCCTCGCGAGAAGCCATGCCGAACAGATCAACCTGCACGGTGACCCTGCTTTGGTCGTAAATCCAGCGAAAAACCCTGATTACGATATTGAAGAATCACTGATCAATATTTCGCCTTCCCTTGTTTCAGTTGCGGACCGCATCTTCAAGGTGAAAGTAAAATATTATAACCTGGGTATGGCCACAAATGATTCGGTCCTGCTCACCATTAACAGGATATTGCCGAATGGAAAAATCGAGACCCTGTTTAATGAGAAGCGGCCGGCTGTGTTTTATGCTGATTCAGTTGAACTGGAAGTTCCCATCAACGCATTAACAGATAAAGGCGCCAATAAGATAAGTGTAACTATTGATGGTAATGGGCTCATTAGTGAAGTAGATGAAATGAATAACTCATTTACTAAAACCTTCTTTATTTATGAAGACGGGATAACACCGGTTTACCCTTATAACTATGCGATCGTAACAGATCCTGCACAAAAGCTCTTTGCTTCAACGGCTAATCCATTTAGCACGCTTAACCAGTATAAACTCGAACTGGATACCACCACACTCTTTAATTCATCCCTAAAGAAAGAGCTTACACTTAGCTCAACTGGCGGAATCCTGGAATTTGACCCCCAAACCGTTTTCCTTGATAGTGTGGTGTATTACTGGCGCACCGCCCTTGTACCGCCACAGGGCGAAAATTACCTGTGGAGTGGGGCCTCATTCCAATTCAGGAGTAAATCTTCAGATGGATTTAACCAGTCCCATTATTTCCAGCACCTGAATTCTGAAGCAAAAGGCCTTGCCCTGAAAGATAACAGGACCTGGACCTTTAATGATAAAATAAATAATGTTACCATTAAACAAGCCATGTATCCCACATCTGGCACACAGGACGGTGACTTCGCTGTTTTCATAAATGATAACGAAAATATTCGAAGTGCCTGCGTAGGCCGTTCATTGCTGTTTAATATCATCGATCCCCTGACCTTCGAACCCTGGAAAAATGTGGATGAATTCAATAAAAACCTGTTCAGGTATGGAAGCGGAAGTGCAAATTGTAAAGCATCCACCCACTGGAATTTTGAGTTTTCATATATGACTGCAGCCGGCAGGAAGAAGATCATGGACTTCATGGATTCTATTCCAAAAGGTTATTTTGTCATCGTACGGTCTATTGATTATAATGTTCCAAATTCATTTTCCACAACCTGGCAGGGTGATACGGCATTATATGGCTCAAAAAATTCCCTTTACCATAAACTGTTGCAGGTTGGACTTAGCGATATTGACCAATTGACAGCACCCAAATGCTGGAGTTTAGTATATAAGAAAGGGGATAACCTGTTTGCGCCGCAACAGAAAATTTCTGATGGCATCTATGACCGTATTTCAACGGCGGTTGAATGTGTTTCACCCCAGTCGGTAGGGTTCATTAATTCTCCGCAATTCGGACCGGCAAAAGCCTGGAAAGAGCTGCATTGGAAAGGCCGGCAACTGGATAATACACCGACCGATCATGTATCAGTTTCTCTCTTCGGAACCGACATTAACAATAACAAAAGCTTTATCCGGGAATTGGCCTTAACCGAGCAGGATGTGGACATTTCTTCTATTGATGCCAGCCAATACCCAAAGCTTTCACTGGAAATGCGTAATGCCGATTCCGTGCACTTTACACCGTTTCAGCTCGATTACTGGAAACTCATATATGACCCTGTGCCTGAAGGTGCCCTGGCGCCAAACCTGTTCTTTACATCGCGCGATACAGTAGAATTCGGGGAGGTCGTCAACTTTGGTATAGCATTTAAGAATGTAAGTAAATTTTCATTTGACAGTATCAGTGTTAAGGTAGTATTGACGGACAGGAACAATGTTCCGCATGTGCTGCCAAGCGGCTTGCTGAAACCATTGATCAGCGGGGATACCGTCATATTCAGGTATCCGATCGATACGCAGAAATTTCCGGGCAGCAATATGGTATTCGTTGAATTCAACCCCAATAACGACCAGCCTGAACAATATCATTTCAATAATTTCCTTTACCGGAGTTTGTATGTTCGTTATGATAAACTGAACCCATTGCTCGATGTCACCTTTGATGGCACGCATATTTTAAGTGGTGATATTGTTTCTGCCAGGCCAATGATCCAGATTAAGCTGAAAGATGAGTCTAAATTCTTATTATTAAAAGACACGTCATTAATGAAGGTAAAGGTGAAATTCCCCGATGGCAGCATCAGGTCTTACCGGTATGATAATGATACAGTAAGGTTTACGCCCGCTACCAGTACTGCAGATAATACGGCAACCATCGATTTCACACCATCTTTCCTGAAGACCTACCGCGAAGACGGCATCGATAACTATGAACTCACGGTTACCGGAAAGGACGCCAGCGATAATGCAGCTGGTAAAATTGATTACAATATCAATTTCCTGGTCATCAATAAACCGATGATCTCTAATTTGCTGAATTATCCAAATCCATTTACTACTTCCACTGCCTTTGTATTCACGATAACCGGAAGCCAGGTGCCCACAAATTTCAAAATTCAGATCCTTACGGTAACCGGAAAGATTGTCCGGGAGATCACAGGTGATGAACTGGGACCATTAAGGATCGGCAGGAATATTACTGAATATAAATGGGATGGGACTGATCAGTTTGGCCAGCGTTTGGGTAACGGTGTATACCTCTACCGGGTGATCACCTCACTAAACGGCAAGAAAATGGAAAAATTCAAGTCAGACAACGATAATACTGATAAATTTTTTAACCATGGATATGGAAAGATGTATCTCATGCGGTAA